A single window of Halobacterium jilantaiense DNA harbors:
- a CDS encoding PKD domain-containing protein, producing the protein MLLLVTSATTAGIATANEAPLPDAGLDQTVTRGATVHLDAGGSRDPDGRITDYDWRVETPNGSTTEPDCGDCERTQFQAASVGEYTVTLTVTDDDGATATDTLYVRVDPGEPPSVSLAGPTQLSPGERDTYTATVDAGAAPLDRLVWYTDGERYATTDIDGSAASADQRLQFPDAGTHDVSVTAVDEDDQRGDATHAVDVTTPTRVAPTEPDSPTDSDDDSAVTTPTPDVQGPRTVTGNTTLDATYSLTNETTADWFLDDHHVDVGRTATLTLSPGRHDLYATPDRGGVSTFPDGTQSILADPAPDVHLERLTEESIVTVDAYATDDLGNLQSLAVLVDGDLQHTTTLGGIRRRSMDGDRLTTLERLTDVPPGTHNVTVRATDSRGQTDSKSRTITVPGPPKVMNARFVNDEPLTSKHPKLDPEDYTGEFEIDIDLNGVDPESVSAELRDPRKEQVSIVPSSDRSTSSPDSLTIRQNYSRVYGGQINANGAVYWVRGNNRQPVDGVSGTTHAELSNPVIQLELVDDQNRIGSRGATFDASESFDPDGSKLTFQWNDLNSSDKWTGPIKQLNPRKLIYLNVTDSQEQSNKTYNILGWFTPGLQTPEAQNLETIFPQDTVTYRVRTSRYELSQAVYEKEKFGKIIDFELVSDVGSIGGYNRYWENENGGSFDQSRPEGFADSYIFHEWFVSLPASEFLSGDEPTVRIQSTSQHESFHEVELPEPKMDNQIGSSVDLWEFDVQYVEERPHYEVERTTRSERKDALQQMGFNLYTARQSGTKYYLKKRVKTQPAKWKTDIRSFDSRFQRQLFVDRNDGWQADGMSEERRERTVTDSVWRNHRGGSGEFTGDTRQIRVEPAEVETLREYEYETEYTVEVTEEKERKSCLPRLGCRTYSIETTTEETRTAEHDYWSSRPRNPTHDWTGATRTRIVERAEYEKQYEYHVEDNELYWEQVYHASMRKKTQPAQYEWQHHETVTTERAASILTMNPNIKQARTEPTCEWTLRRQDGTVSRITDTPEQQSSVVETRMTARAHVEARYLPPDPSLRSDVVVNERIVDVTETAEGYLPTEKANNIIREEANETHAESF; encoded by the coding sequence GTGCTGTTGCTCGTCACCTCGGCGACGACAGCCGGCATCGCCACTGCGAACGAGGCACCGCTGCCGGACGCCGGCCTCGACCAGACGGTCACACGAGGCGCGACCGTCCACCTCGACGCCGGCGGCTCCCGCGACCCCGACGGGCGAATCACCGACTACGACTGGCGGGTCGAGACCCCGAACGGCTCCACGACCGAACCAGACTGCGGCGACTGCGAACGGACGCAGTTCCAGGCCGCCAGCGTCGGCGAGTACACCGTCACGCTCACCGTCACCGACGACGACGGTGCGACTGCGACCGACACACTCTATGTTCGGGTCGACCCCGGTGAACCGCCGTCGGTGTCGCTCGCTGGACCGACCCAGCTCTCCCCCGGCGAACGGGACACCTACACCGCGACGGTCGACGCCGGTGCCGCCCCGCTCGACCGACTCGTCTGGTACACCGACGGCGAACGCTACGCGACCACCGACATCGACGGGAGTGCCGCCTCCGCAGACCAACGGCTGCAGTTCCCCGATGCAGGCACTCACGACGTCAGCGTGACAGCCGTCGACGAAGACGACCAGCGCGGCGACGCCACCCACGCTGTCGACGTCACGACCCCAACGCGAGTCGCTCCCACTGAACCAGACAGCCCGACCGATTCGGACGACGACTCCGCCGTGACCACGCCCACACCGGACGTCCAGGGCCCACGAACTGTCACAGGCAACACCACCCTCGACGCCACCTACAGCCTCACCAACGAGACCACCGCCGACTGGTTCCTCGACGACCACCACGTCGATGTTGGGAGGACCGCGACGCTCACACTCTCCCCGGGTAGACACGACCTCTACGCAACACCGGACCGCGGCGGTGTGTCCACCTTTCCGGACGGCACGCAGAGCATCCTCGCCGACCCTGCCCCCGACGTCCACCTCGAACGACTCACCGAGGAAAGCATCGTCACTGTCGACGCCTACGCCACCGACGACCTCGGGAACCTCCAGTCACTGGCGGTGCTCGTCGACGGCGACCTCCAACACACGACGACCCTCGGCGGCATCCGACGGCGCTCCATGGACGGTGACCGACTCACAACGCTCGAACGACTCACTGACGTTCCACCAGGTACTCACAACGTCACCGTCAGGGCTACCGACTCCCGAGGACAGACGGATTCGAAGTCTCGAACTATCACTGTCCCCGGGCCGCCGAAAGTCATGAACGCCCGGTTCGTCAACGACGAACCGCTCACCTCGAAGCACCCGAAGCTCGACCCTGAAGACTACACCGGAGAGTTCGAGATCGATATCGATCTGAACGGCGTCGACCCGGAGTCTGTCAGCGCGGAGCTTCGAGACCCCAGAAAGGAACAGGTCTCGATCGTTCCCTCATCCGATCGATCCACGTCTTCTCCAGACAGTCTCACTATTCGACAAAATTACTCACGAGTGTACGGAGGACAAATCAACGCAAACGGTGCAGTGTACTGGGTACGGGGAAACAACCGACAGCCAGTAGACGGGGTTAGCGGAACTACACATGCGGAACTCTCGAACCCAGTTATTCAGTTAGAACTGGTTGACGATCAGAATCGGATCGGTAGCCGTGGAGCAACCTTCGACGCCTCGGAATCATTTGATCCAGACGGGTCGAAGTTAACATTCCAATGGAACGATCTCAATAGCAGCGACAAGTGGACAGGGCCGATCAAACAGCTAAATCCGCGAAAGCTAATCTATTTAAACGTGACTGACAGTCAGGAGCAGTCTAACAAGACATATAATATTCTAGGTTGGTTCACCCCCGGACTGCAAACTCCAGAGGCACAGAACCTTGAGACGATTTTTCCGCAAGATACCGTAACATACCGGGTCCGAACGAGTAGGTATGAGCTTTCTCAAGCAGTGTACGAAAAGGAAAAGTTTGGAAAAATTATTGATTTCGAATTGGTGTCTGACGTGGGAAGCATCGGCGGTTATAACCGGTACTGGGAAAATGAGAATGGCGGTAGTTTCGACCAAAGTCGTCCCGAAGGATTTGCGGATTCGTATATCTTCCACGAATGGTTTGTTTCGCTTCCCGCCAGCGAATTCTTGAGTGGAGACGAGCCGACAGTCAGAATCCAGTCGACGAGCCAACACGAATCCTTCCACGAAGTGGAACTACCAGAGCCAAAAATGGATAACCAGATCGGATCATCGGTTGACCTCTGGGAGTTTGACGTACAGTATGTTGAGGAGCGGCCCCACTACGAAGTAGAGAGAACCACAAGGTCTGAGCGGAAAGATGCACTGCAACAGATGGGGTTCAACCTCTACACCGCTCGGCAGTCCGGCACCAAATACTACCTGAAAAAGCGAGTGAAAACGCAACCTGCAAAGTGGAAGACCGACATCAGGAGCTTCGACAGCAGATTCCAGCGACAACTATTCGTTGATAGGAACGATGGCTGGCAGGCTGACGGTATGAGTGAGGAGCGACGCGAACGAACAGTCACTGATTCGGTCTGGCGAAACCATCGTGGCGGTTCTGGTGAATTTACTGGGGACACCCGGCAGATCAGGGTCGAACCTGCTGAAGTTGAGACGCTACGTGAGTACGAGTATGAGACGGAGTATACCGTAGAAGTGACTGAAGAGAAAGAGCGCAAGAGCTGCCTCCCCAGACTGGGATGCCGAACGTATTCCATCGAAACAACTACAGAGGAAACCCGGACCGCGGAGCATGACTACTGGAGTTCCCGTCCTCGGAATCCGACTCACGACTGGACTGGGGCTACCAGAACCCGGATAGTTGAGCGAGCGGAGTACGAGAAGCAGTACGAGTACCACGTCGAAGATAACGAGCTGTACTGGGAGCAGGTATACCACGCATCGATGAGGAAGAAAACTCAACCGGCACAGTATGAGTGGCAACATCACGAGACAGTAACGACTGAGCGTGCCGCGTCAATTTTAACGATGAATCCAAACATCAAACAGGCCAGAACCGAACCCACCTGCGAGTGGACGCTTCGGAGACAGGATGGAACGGTCAGTCGAATCACGGACACCCCAGAACAGCAGTCCAGCGTCGTCGAAACCAGAATGACTGCAAGGGCTCACGTCGAAGCACGGTATCTCCCACCGGATCCATCGCTTCGCTCCGATGTTGTGGTCAACGAACGAATCGTGGATGTAACTGAGACGGCCGAAGGATATTTACCAACCGAAAAGGCTAATAATATTATCAGAGAAGAAGCAAATGAAACACATGCGGAAAGCTTCTAA
- a CDS encoding 2-oxoacid:acceptor oxidoreductase subunit alpha: MTDDELIWRIAGGSGDGIDSTSQNFAKALMRSGLDVFTHRHYPSRIRGGHTYVEIRAKDGDVTSRGDGYNFLLALGDSFARNPTDEAVYGDEEVKPLTENLDDLREGGIIVYDEGLLDEDDVGDLEEQAEENDWHVYPLDLRALAKEHGREVMRNTAGVGATAALVDMDLDHIEDLMSDAMSGDILEANLDVLHDAYEQVSEMEHGHDLTVPTGSHDEEQVLVSGSHAIAYGAIDAGCRFISGYPMTPWTDAYTIMTQLLPDMGGVSEQVEDEIAAAAMAVGASHAGVKAMSGSSGGGFALMSEPLGLAEMTETPLVLLEAQRAGPSTGMPTKPEQADLEHVLYTSQGDSHRVAFGPKDPKECYEQTRTAFEIAYDYQIPVIVLYDQKLSGEYRNVDASFFDREPAPDLGKTLTEDQIPDAPHDATGKYHRYQYDVDDGVSPRTIPGQKGGHYLASGNEHWPNGHISEDRDNRVAQVERRLQKLAAIRDDLDERDQQTHYGDEDADIGLIAWGSQEGTVEEAVHRLNDDGNSVQALGVSDMMPFPVDEVREFVESVDQAIVVEMSSTKQFRGLMQKEVGDIGGKLSSLLKYNGDPFEPHEIVEAVEIAQDGGGAEPTAQTTLEPAAGD, translated from the coding sequence ATGACTGACGACGAACTCATCTGGCGAATCGCGGGCGGTTCCGGAGACGGAATCGACTCGACGAGCCAGAACTTCGCAAAGGCGTTGATGCGCTCGGGCCTCGACGTCTTCACGCACCGCCACTACCCGTCGCGAATCCGCGGTGGCCACACGTACGTGGAAATCCGGGCGAAAGACGGCGACGTCACGTCCCGGGGCGACGGCTACAACTTCCTGCTCGCGCTCGGCGACTCGTTCGCGCGGAATCCGACGGACGAGGCCGTCTACGGCGACGAAGAGGTCAAGCCGCTGACCGAGAACCTCGACGACCTCCGTGAGGGCGGCATCATCGTCTACGACGAGGGGCTGCTCGACGAGGACGACGTCGGCGACCTCGAGGAGCAGGCCGAGGAGAACGACTGGCACGTCTACCCGCTGGACCTCCGTGCGCTCGCGAAAGAGCACGGTCGCGAGGTCATGCGGAACACGGCCGGTGTGGGTGCCACCGCGGCGCTGGTCGACATGGACCTCGACCACATCGAGGACCTGATGTCGGACGCGATGAGCGGCGACATCCTGGAGGCGAACCTGGACGTGCTCCACGACGCCTACGAGCAGGTGTCGGAGATGGAGCACGGCCACGACCTCACGGTGCCGACCGGCAGCCACGACGAGGAGCAGGTTCTCGTCTCCGGCAGCCACGCCATCGCGTACGGCGCTATCGACGCCGGGTGTCGGTTCATCTCCGGCTACCCGATGACGCCGTGGACGGACGCGTACACCATCATGACCCAGCTCCTGCCGGACATGGGCGGCGTCTCCGAGCAGGTCGAAGACGAGATCGCGGCGGCGGCGATGGCGGTCGGTGCGAGCCACGCCGGCGTGAAGGCGATGTCCGGGTCCTCCGGTGGCGGGTTCGCTCTGATGAGCGAGCCGCTCGGGCTCGCGGAGATGACCGAGACGCCGCTGGTGCTGCTGGAAGCCCAGCGCGCCGGTCCCTCCACGGGGATGCCGACGAAGCCCGAACAGGCCGACCTGGAGCACGTCCTGTACACGAGTCAGGGCGACAGCCACCGGGTCGCGTTCGGGCCGAAAGACCCCAAGGAGTGCTACGAGCAGACCCGGACCGCGTTCGAGATCGCGTACGACTACCAGATTCCGGTCATCGTGCTGTACGACCAGAAGCTGTCCGGCGAGTACCGGAACGTCGACGCGTCGTTCTTCGACCGCGAGCCGGCTCCGGACCTCGGGAAGACGCTGACCGAGGACCAGATTCCGGACGCGCCCCACGACGCGACGGGGAAGTACCACCGCTACCAGTACGACGTCGACGACGGCGTCAGCCCGCGCACGATTCCGGGCCAGAAGGGCGGTCACTACCTCGCGTCCGGAAACGAGCACTGGCCGAACGGCCACATCAGCGAGGACCGCGACAACCGCGTGGCGCAGGTCGAGCGCCGCCTCCAGAAGCTGGCGGCGATTCGCGACGACCTCGACGAGCGCGACCAGCAGACCCACTACGGCGACGAGGACGCGGACATCGGCCTCATCGCATGGGGCAGCCAGGAGGGGACCGTCGAGGAGGCGGTCCACCGGCTGAACGACGACGGGAACAGCGTGCAGGCGCTGGGCGTCAGCGACATGATGCCGTTCCCGGTCGACGAGGTCCGCGAGTTCGTCGAGAGCGTCGATCAGGCCATCGTCGTGGAGATGTCCTCGACGAAGCAGTTCCGCGGCCTCATGCAGAAGGAGGTCGGGGACATCGGCG